One Panicum virgatum strain AP13 chromosome 9K, P.virgatum_v5, whole genome shotgun sequence genomic region harbors:
- the LOC120652997 gene encoding transcription initiation factor IIF subunit alpha-like isoform X2 yields MSRKDGSLPGTCGKSTTAGGLGFWRMRQVNITINYQGQIEDPPATYYSLTLKGKEITAVPVGSWYNFSKVAQYKQLTLEEAEEKMNRRRNNAFGYERWLMKAATNGAAAFSSDVKRLDDVNGGVTNGVHPKKEDMNGNGNQSVKGEDDEEGEAERRNRLGLTTKGIDEDGEESGKDRDFDLDDEIEKGDDWEHEETFTDDDETLDIDIEERPDLADPEAAPPEIKQDDNENELGSNGNLSKSGQELKKLLRRAAGENESDADDKNTDEDEPSSPECAPKQLVVPKNEQVDSNPAKPTPSKHAQGSTPPSKATQKRRSGGGDANTSNAAASKKIKTEPVTTMSSIKDETPSSLEPNSEASLPARTTELSPIKEEEVRTVLRALAPVTTQDLVLRFKPRLVTQEDKTAFLNIVRRISHMFKNNGRNYLVLRQEQK; encoded by the exons ATGTCCCGCAAGGACGGCAGCTTACCGGGAACGTGCGG GAAAAGCACTACAGCAGGCGGCCTTGGATTTTGGAGGATGAGACAGGTGAACATCACTATCAACTATCAAGGCCAAATTGAAGACCCACCGGCTACATACTATTCACTAACACTGAAAGGCAAGGAGATCACTGCTGTTCCAGTTGGTTCCTG GTACAACTTCAGTAAAGTTGCGCAGTATAAACAGCTGACCTTGGAAGAAGCTGAAGAGAAGATGAATAGAAGGAGAAATAATGCATTTGGGTATGAACGGTGGCTGATGAAGGCAGCTACAAATGGAGCTGCTGCCTTTAGTTCGGATGTGAAGAGGCTTGACGATGTAAATGGAGGGGTAACAAATGGGGTTCACCCCAAGAAAGAAGATATGAATGGGAATGGAAATCAATCTGTCAAAGGTGAGGATGACGAAGAAGGGGAAGCTGAAAGGAGAAACAGGCTTGGGCTTACTACTAAAGGCATCGATGAGGACGGCGAGGAAAGTGGGAAGGACAGAGACTTCGATTTGGATGATGAAATTGAGAAAG GTGATGATTGGGAGCACGAAGAGACCTTCACTGATGATGATGAGACTCTGGACATTGATATAGAGGAAAGACCTGATTTAGCGGATCCTGAGGCTGCTCCTCCTGAAATTAAGCAG GATGACAACGAGAATGAATTAGGCAGCAATGGCAACTTGAGCAAGTCTGGTCAGGAGCTAAAAAAGCTACTCCGCCGAGCTGCTGGGGAAAATGAGTCTGACGCGGACGACAAAAACACAGAC GAAGACGAACCATCATCACCAGAATGTGCTCCAAAACAACTGGTTGTACCCAAAAATGAACAAGTGGACAGCAACCCTGCTAAACCAACACCATCAAAGCACGCTCAGGGCTCTACACCTCCATCCAAAGCCACTCAAAAGAGGAGATCAGGGGGTGGTGATGCAAATACTTCTAATGCCGCAGCCTCCAAAAAGATAAAGACAGAACCT GTAACCACAATGTCGTCTATCAAGGATGAAACTCCGTCTTCTTTGGAACCAAATTCAGAAGCATCTCTTCCAGCAAGAACAACAGAATTATCACCCATCAAAGAGGAGGAAGTCAGGACAGTACTTCGTGCACTCGCACCAGTCACAACTCAAGATCTGGTGTTGAGGTTCAAGCCTCGTTTAGTAACTCAAGAG GACAAGACAGCATTTCTTAACATTGTGAGGAGAATCTCTCACATGTTTAAGAACAACGGCCGTAACTACCTCGTTCTTCGGCAGGAACAAAAGTGA
- the LOC120652997 gene encoding transcription initiation factor IIF subunit alpha-like isoform X1 — MGTGVGAPADQLLKPARERCGAASDLYGTPCRHTTLCTGCGRAVARARGRCAVCAAPVTRLIREYDARVDTSAEKAHFIGRFTTGLPPSSKKRSAGNRWSLRKDVPQGRQLTGNVRDCGKSTTAGGLGFWRMRQVNITINYQGQIEDPPATYYSLTLKGKEITAVPVGSWYNFSKVAQYKQLTLEEAEEKMNRRRNNAFGYERWLMKAATNGAAAFSSDVKRLDDVNGGVTNGVHPKKEDMNGNGNQSVKGEDDEEGEAERRNRLGLTTKGIDEDGEESGKDRDFDLDDEIEKGDDWEHEETFTDDDETLDIDIEERPDLADPEAAPPEIKQDDNENELGSNGNLSKSGQELKKLLRRAAGENESDADDKNTDEDEPSSPECAPKQLVVPKNEQVDSNPAKPTPSKHAQGSTPPSKATQKRRSGGGDANTSNAAASKKIKTEPVTTMSSIKDETPSSLEPNSEASLPARTTELSPIKEEEVRTVLRALAPVTTQDLVLRFKPRLVTQEDKTAFLNIVRRISHMFKNNGRNYLVLRQEQK, encoded by the exons atgGGCACGGGCGTCGGCGCCCCCGCCGACCAGCTCCTGAAGCCGGCGCGCGAGCGCTGCGGCGCCGCGTCGGACCTCTACGGCACGCCGTGCCGGCACACCACCCTCTGCACCGGCTGCGGCAGGGCCGTGGCGCGCGCCCGCGGGCGCTGCGCCGTCTGCGCCGCCCCCGTCACCAGGCTCATCCGG GAGTACGATGCCCGGGTGGATACCTCCGCGGAGAAGGCCCACTTCATCGGCAGGTTCACCACCGGCTTGCCGCCCTCGTCGAAGAAGAGGAGCGCGGGGAACAGGTGGTCTCTCCGCAAGGATGTCCCGCAAGGACGGCAGCTTACCGGGAACGTGCGGGACTGCGG GAAAAGCACTACAGCAGGCGGCCTTGGATTTTGGAGGATGAGACAGGTGAACATCACTATCAACTATCAAGGCCAAATTGAAGACCCACCGGCTACATACTATTCACTAACACTGAAAGGCAAGGAGATCACTGCTGTTCCAGTTGGTTCCTG GTACAACTTCAGTAAAGTTGCGCAGTATAAACAGCTGACCTTGGAAGAAGCTGAAGAGAAGATGAATAGAAGGAGAAATAATGCATTTGGGTATGAACGGTGGCTGATGAAGGCAGCTACAAATGGAGCTGCTGCCTTTAGTTCGGATGTGAAGAGGCTTGACGATGTAAATGGAGGGGTAACAAATGGGGTTCACCCCAAGAAAGAAGATATGAATGGGAATGGAAATCAATCTGTCAAAGGTGAGGATGACGAAGAAGGGGAAGCTGAAAGGAGAAACAGGCTTGGGCTTACTACTAAAGGCATCGATGAGGACGGCGAGGAAAGTGGGAAGGACAGAGACTTCGATTTGGATGATGAAATTGAGAAAG GTGATGATTGGGAGCACGAAGAGACCTTCACTGATGATGATGAGACTCTGGACATTGATATAGAGGAAAGACCTGATTTAGCGGATCCTGAGGCTGCTCCTCCTGAAATTAAGCAG GATGACAACGAGAATGAATTAGGCAGCAATGGCAACTTGAGCAAGTCTGGTCAGGAGCTAAAAAAGCTACTCCGCCGAGCTGCTGGGGAAAATGAGTCTGACGCGGACGACAAAAACACAGAC GAAGACGAACCATCATCACCAGAATGTGCTCCAAAACAACTGGTTGTACCCAAAAATGAACAAGTGGACAGCAACCCTGCTAAACCAACACCATCAAAGCACGCTCAGGGCTCTACACCTCCATCCAAAGCCACTCAAAAGAGGAGATCAGGGGGTGGTGATGCAAATACTTCTAATGCCGCAGCCTCCAAAAAGATAAAGACAGAACCT GTAACCACAATGTCGTCTATCAAGGATGAAACTCCGTCTTCTTTGGAACCAAATTCAGAAGCATCTCTTCCAGCAAGAACAACAGAATTATCACCCATCAAAGAGGAGGAAGTCAGGACAGTACTTCGTGCACTCGCACCAGTCACAACTCAAGATCTGGTGTTGAGGTTCAAGCCTCGTTTAGTAACTCAAGAG GACAAGACAGCATTTCTTAACATTGTGAGGAGAATCTCTCACATGTTTAAGAACAACGGCCGTAACTACCTCGTTCTTCGGCAGGAACAAAAGTGA
- the LOC120652995 gene encoding long chain base biosynthesis protein 1a-like, with protein MDMALPVVNATAAVLARVSAAFNAPLARAVVFGVHIDGHLVVEGLLIAVIVFQLTRKSYKPPKKPLTEKEIDELCDEWEPEPLCPPIKEGARIDTPMLESAAGPHTIVDGKEVVNFASANYLGLIGNEKIIDSCVGSLEKYGVGSCGPRGFYGTIDVHLDCEAKIAKFLGTPDSILYSYGISTIFSVIPAFCKKGDIIVADEGVHWAVQNGLHLSRSTVVYFKHNDMASLASTLEKLTRGNKRAEKIRRYIVVESIYQNSGQIAPLDEIVRMKEKYRFRVILEESHSFGVLGKSGRGLAEHYGVPVEKIDIITAGMGNALATDGGFCTGSVRVVDHQRLSSSGYVFSASLPPYLASAAVSAVNYLEENPSVLANLRSNIALLHKELSDTPGLEISSHVLSPIVFLKLKKSTGSPTTDLDLLETIAERVLKEDSVFIVTSKKSNLDMCKLPIGIRLFVSAGHTESDISALSSSLKRVSASVLSDHF; from the exons ATGGACATGGCATTGCCAGTTGTGAATGCCACCGCGGCGGTGCTCGCTCGTGTCTCGGCTGCGTTCAATGCCCCTCTTGCCCGTGCCGTCGTCTTCGGGGTACATATTGATG GGCACTTGGTCGTGGAAGGGCTTCTTATTGCAGTCATAGTGTTCCAGCTCACCAGGAAGAGCTACAAACCCCCAAAGAAGCCACTCACTGAAAAG GAGATTGATGAGCTATGTGATGAATGGGAGCCAGAGCCACTATGCCCTCCGATCAAGGAGGGGGCCAGGATTGACACTCCAATGTTGGAAAG TGCTGCCGGACCGCATACAATCGTTGATGGTAAAGAAGTTGTCAACTTTGCGTCGGCAAACTACCTCGGTTTAATTGGCAATGAGAAGATTATT GATTCTTGTGTTGGTTCACTGGAGAAATATGGTGTTGGGTCTTGTGGTCCACGTGGCTTCTATGGAACAATTG ATGTCCACCTTGACTGTGAGGCAAAAATAGCTAAATTCCTCGGAACTCCAGACTCCATTCTGTATTCTTATGGGATTTCTACAATATTCAGTGTGATACCAGCCTTTTGTAAGAAAGGAGATATCATAGTCGC CGACGAGGGTGTTCACTGGGCAGTGCAAAATGGTCTCCATCTATCAAGAAGTACTGTGGTGTACTTCAAGCACAATGATATGGCTTCACTTGCAAGCACTTTGGAAAAACTTACTCGTGGAAATAAACGTGCTGAAAAGATCAGACGCTACATTGTTGTAGAATCCATTTACCAG AATTCTGGCCAAATTGCCCCCTTGGATGAGATTGTCAGGATGAAGGAGAAATATCGGTTCCGTGTTATTCTGGAGGAGAGTCATTCTTTTGGGGTGCTTGGAAAGTCTGGGCGTGGCCTTGCTGAACATTATGGAGTTCCC GTTGAAAAAATCGATATCATCACTGCTGGAATGGGAAATGCTTTGGCCACTGATGGTGGCTTCTGTACAGGAAGTGTCAGAGTTGTTGATCATCAG CGTCTAAGTAGCTCTGGGTATGTTTTCTCTGCCTCGCTGCCACCTTATCTTGCCAGTGCTGCTGTTTCTGCCGTCAACTACCTGGAGGAAAACCCGTCAGTTCTTGCAAACCTAAGGAGCAATATTGCTCTTTTGCATAAAG AACTATCGGATACTCCGGGGCTTGAAATTTCCAGCCATGTTCTGTCACCTATCGTCTTCCTTAAACTGAAAAAATCGACAGGTTCCCCTACCACCGACCTAGATCTTCTTGAAACTATTGCTGAGAGG GTCTTGAAGGAAGATTCAGTTTTCATTGTGACATCAAAGAAGTCAAATCTTGATATGTGCAAACTTCCCATTGGAATCCGTCTGTTTGTATCAGCTGGCCACACTGAATCAGACATCTCCGCACTTTCCTCATCCTTGAAGAGGGTTTCTGCGTCGGTTCTTTCAGACCACTTTTGA
- the LOC120652996 gene encoding probable carboxylesterase 8, with the protein MDPYKYLKIRFNPDGSLYRYGEAPLLPAAPAGEPVAVAAEGGGDGEQGPRRIVVHSNDVPLSEAAGTGLRLFVPSGGHARLPLIVYFHGGGYVLFRAASEPFHNTCTALAAAVPAAVASVDYRLAPEHRLPAAFEDAADAVLWARPHAAAGRPVFVMGSHNGASIAFRAALAAADAGVELRGVILNQPHLGGAARSPAEAASVDDRVLPLPANDLLWELALPVGADRDHEYCNPEPMLARVGAARLRRLPPCLVLGRRKDPPRDRTRTLANALRKAGGAVEARLDGAGYHAMELFKPNCAAEFTAQVADFVRRHSAAGAGDVVGVSKL; encoded by the coding sequence ATGGATCCCTACAAGTACCTCAAGATCCGGTTCAACCCCGACGGCTCGCTGTACCGGTACGGGGAGGCGCCGCTcctcccggcggcgccggcgggggagcCCGTGGCGgtcgcggcggagggcggcggggacggcgagcaggggccgcgCCGCATTGTGGTCCACTCCAACGACGTCCCGCTCAGCGAGGCCGCCGGCACGGGCCTCCGCCTCTTCGTGCCGTCCGGCGGCCACGCCCGGCTGCCGCTGATCGTCTACTTCCACGGCGGCGGGTACGTCCTCTTCCGCGCGGCCTCCGAGCCGTTCCACAACACCTGcacggcgctcgccgccgccgtcccggcgGCCGTCGCGTCCGTCGACTACCGCCTGGCGCCCGAGCACCGCCTCCCGGCCGCGTTCGAGGACGCCGCCGACGCGGTGCTGTGGGCGCGCCCgcacgcggccgccggccggccggtgttCGTGATGGGCAGCCACAACGGGGCCAGCATCGCGTTccgcgcggcgctggcggcggcggacgccggCGTGGAGCTGCGCGGGGTGATCCTGAACCAGCCGcacctcggcggcgcggcgcggtcgcCCGCGGAGGCGGCCTCGGTGGACGACCgcgtgctgccgctgccggccaACGACCTGCTCTGGGAGCTCGCGCTGCCCGTGGGCGCCGACCGGGACCACGAGTACTGCAACCCGGAGCCGATGCTGGCCCgcgtcggcgcggcgcggctgcggAGGCTCCCGCCCTGCCTGGTGCTCGGAAGGCGCAAGGACCCGCCGCGGGACCGGACGAGGACGCTGGCCAACGCGCTGCgcaaggccggcggcgccgtggaGGCGAGGCTCGACGGCGCCGGGTACCACGCCATGGAGCTGTTCAAGCCCAACTGCGCCGCCGAGTTCACCGCGCAGGTGGCCGACTTCGTCCGCCGccactccgccgccggcgccggcgacgtggtTGGTGTGAGCAAGCTGTGA